One Castanea sativa cultivar Marrone di Chiusa Pesio chromosome 4, ASM4071231v1 DNA window includes the following coding sequences:
- the LOC142632172 gene encoding protein MOTHER of FT and TFL1, with the protein MAASVDPLVVGRVIGDVIDMFVPTVNMAAYFGSKHVTNGCDIKPSIAVNPPKVTLTGHSDELYALVMTDPDAPSPSEPNMREWVHWIVLDIPGGTNPSRGKEILPYVGPRPPIGIHRYILVLFRQKSRLGLVDQPPSRANFNTRFFAAQLDLGLPVATVYFNSQKEPASKRR; encoded by the exons ATGGCTGCCTCTGTTGATCCTCTTGTTGTGGGCAGAGTTATTGGTGACGTTATAGACATGTTTGTTCCCACTGTGAACATGGCTGCCTACTTTGGCTCTAAGCATGTGACAAACGGATGTGATATCAAACCCTCAATAGCAGTCAATCCTCCAAAAGTGACACTCACTGGTCATTCTGACGAGCTATATGCTCTG GTGATGACAGATCCTGATGCTCCTAGTCCTAGTGAGCCCAATATGCGAGAATGGGTCCACTG GATCGTTCTGGACATTCCGGGTGGAACAAACCCAAGTCGAG GGAAGGAAATATTGCCTTATGTAGGGCCTCGACCCCCAATTGGAATTCACCGCTACATATTGGTGTTGTTTCGACAGAAGTCTCGACTAGGACTCGTGGACCAGCCACCCTCGCGTGCAAACTTCAACACTCGCTTCTTTGCAGCACAGCTAGACTTGGGTTTACCGGTTGCCACTGTGTACTTCAACTCTCAGAAAGAGCCAGCGAGCAAGAGACGTTGA